DNA from Elusimicrobiota bacterium:
CGGCCACCCCATCCTTGGGCCCTCTCAGCCAGTGGTCGACCCCGAAAGGGTGGTCGGCATGTCCGAGATGGTGGTCGGCATGCTCCGAGACGGTGGTCGGCATGCTCCGAGATGCTGGTCGGCTTGGTCCGAAAAACGCACGTGAAGGCGATGACCAGGTTGCTCGACGCCTCCTTCGGAGTGGAGAGCGGAGCGGCGCCGGCCGGTGCGGCGAGCAGGACCACGGCGAGGAGGGCGTTGTTCATGCCGCATAGCTTAGCAGATTGGCGCCGAGTGCGAGCGGGTCTCGCGGTTTGATATCATAGAGGTCCGATGAAGATCACGCGCAAGGGCTTCCTCAGGCTGGGTCTGACCGCAGCGGCCGGCGGGCTCCTGCCGCCTCTGCTCCGCCGGCCTCTGCTGGGCAAGGCCCAGGAAGCGCCCGCGCCGTCCTACCCGGACCTGGTCGCGGTGCGCGACGGCTCGCCGGTCCAGATGTTCGACGCGGGGATCAAGGCCCTGGGCGGCCTGGGCCGCTTCGTCAAGCCGGGCCAGACCGTCCTGGTCAAGCCCAACATCGGCTGGGACAAGACGCCCAGCGAGGGCGCCACCACCAACCCCGACCTGGTCGGCCGCATCGTGGCCGCGGCCTACGAGGCCGGCGCCAAGACCGTCTACTGCTTCGACCATCCGGTCAACCGCGAGGCGGACTGCTACCGCCGCTCCGGCATCGCCGACGCGGTCAAGCGCAGCGGCGGAGAGATGCGCACCGGCGAAGATCAGAAAGCCTACCGCAAGGTCGCCATCCCCAAGGCGCAGGTGCTCAAGGAAGTCCTGGTCCACGAGCTCTACCTCGACTGCGACGCGGTCATCAACGTGCCCATCCTGAAGAGCCACGGCGGAGGACGGATGACCGCGGCCCTGAAGAACCTCATGGGCGTGGTCTGGGACCGCCGGTTCTGGCATCGCGAGGGCCTGCAGCGCTGCATCGCGGAACTGCCGCTGCTGCGCCGGCCGGACCTCAACGTGGTCGACGCCTTTTTGGTCATGATGGAGAACGGCCCCTACGGCGCCACCACC
Protein-coding regions in this window:
- a CDS encoding DUF362 domain-containing protein; translated protein: MKITRKGFLRLGLTAAAGGLLPPLLRRPLLGKAQEAPAPSYPDLVAVRDGSPVQMFDAGIKALGGLGRFVKPGQTVLVKPNIGWDKTPSEGATTNPDLVGRIVAAAYEAGAKTVYCFDHPVNREADCYRRSGIADAVKRSGGEMRTGEDQKAYRKVAIPKAQVLKEVLVHELYLDCDAVINVPILKSHGGGRMTAALKNLMGVVWDRRFWHREGLQRCIAELPLLRRPDLNVVDAFLVMMENGPYGATTDDLDMKKMQLLSSDAVLVDTAAAKVLGYAPESVAYLKMAAELGVGRMDLDKAAIKRISLKV